A window of the Bacteroides thetaiotaomicron VPI-5482 genome harbors these coding sequences:
- a CDS encoding acyl-CoA carboxylase subunit beta: MEEINKAYAMFQERDRIASLGGGVEKIEKQHESGKMTARERIEMLLDKGTFVELDKLMVHRCTNYGMDKNKIPGDGIVSGYGKIDGRQVFVYAYDFTVYGGSLSASNAKKIVKVQQLALKNGAPIIALNDSGGARIQEGIESLSGYADIFYQNTMASGVIPQISAILGPCAGGACYSPALTDFIFMVKEKSHMFVTGPDVVKTVIHEEVSKEELGGAMTHSSKSGVTHFMCNTEEELLMSIRELLSFLPQNNMDETKKQNCTDETNREDAVLDTIVPADPNVPYDMKDIIERVVDNGYFFEVMTNFAKNIIIGFARLAGRSVGIVANQPAYLAGVLDIDASDKASRFIRFCDCFNIPLITFEDVPGFLPGYTQENNGIIRHGAKIVYAFAEATVPKLTVITRKAYGGAYIVMNSKQTGADVNFAYPSAEIAVMGAEGAVNILFRKADAETKGKELEAYKEKFATPYQAAELGFIDEIIYPRQTRKRLIQALEMTENKMQTNPPKKHGNMPL, translated from the coding sequence ATGGAAGAAATAAATAAAGCATACGCCATGTTTCAGGAACGTGACCGCATCGCTTCCCTCGGTGGGGGCGTGGAAAAGATTGAAAAGCAACACGAAAGCGGAAAGATGACTGCCCGCGAACGCATCGAAATGCTGCTCGACAAAGGTACTTTTGTTGAACTGGACAAGTTGATGGTTCACCGCTGCACCAACTATGGCATGGACAAAAACAAGATTCCGGGAGACGGCATCGTATCCGGTTACGGAAAGATTGACGGGCGCCAGGTATTTGTTTATGCCTACGACTTTACTGTCTACGGAGGTTCACTGTCCGCTTCGAACGCGAAAAAGATTGTGAAAGTGCAGCAACTGGCATTGAAGAACGGTGCTCCGATAATTGCGCTGAATGATTCCGGTGGCGCACGTATTCAGGAAGGAATTGAAAGCCTTTCCGGCTATGCGGATATTTTCTATCAGAACACAATGGCAAGCGGAGTGATTCCTCAGATTTCAGCTATTCTTGGTCCGTGTGCCGGAGGCGCCTGCTACTCTCCTGCCCTTACCGACTTCATCTTTATGGTGAAAGAAAAGAGTCACATGTTTGTGACAGGTCCGGATGTGGTAAAGACTGTGATTCACGAAGAGGTAAGCAAAGAAGAACTGGGCGGTGCCATGACACACAGCAGCAAAAGCGGTGTCACTCACTTTATGTGCAATACCGAAGAAGAACTGTTGATGAGCATTCGCGAACTGCTTTCCTTCTTGCCTCAGAATAATATGGACGAAACGAAAAAGCAGAACTGTACTGACGAAACCAACCGTGAAGATGCCGTACTCGACACCATCGTCCCCGCAGACCCGAATGTACCATATGACATGAAGGATATCATCGAACGGGTAGTAGATAACGGCTATTTCTTCGAAGTAATGACTAACTTCGCAAAGAATATCATCATCGGTTTTGCACGTCTGGCAGGCCGTTCGGTTGGTATTGTCGCCAATCAGCCGGCCTACCTTGCCGGTGTTCTCGACATTGACGCCAGCGACAAGGCAAGCCGTTTCATCCGTTTCTGCGACTGTTTCAACATTCCGTTGATTACTTTCGAAGATGTGCCGGGATTTCTTCCCGGATATACGCAGGAGAACAACGGTATCATCCGCCACGGTGCTAAAATCGTTTATGCGTTTGCCGAAGCTACCGTTCCCAAACTGACAGTCATTACCCGCAAGGCATACGGCGGCGCATATATTGTGATGAACTCCAAACAGACAGGTGCAGATGTGAACTTCGCTTATCCGAGTGCGGAAATCGCAGTCATGGGTGCGGAAGGTGCGGTAAACATCCTGTTCCGCAAAGCGGATGCAGAGACAAAAGGTAAAGAACTGGAAGCCTACAAGGAAAAGTTTGCCACTCCCTACCAGGCTGCCGAACTGGGATTCATCGACGAAATCATCTATCCGAGACAAACCCGCAAACGTCTGATCCAGGCACTGGAAATGACAGAGAACAAGATGCAGACGAATCCGCCTAAAAAACATGGAAATATGCCTTTATAA
- a CDS encoding acetyl-CoA carboxylase biotin carboxyl carrier protein subunit, with protein MEIHIGDRVAEIELVSKEDNKVVLTIDGKPFEADVVMAENGTCNILMDGRSANAQLIRRENGKSYKVNTHYSSFNVEIVDSQAKYLRMRKKGEDEQNDRITSPMPGKVVKIPVTAGQEMRTGDTVIVIEAMKMQSNYKVTSDCRIKEILVQEGDNITGDQTLITLEPII; from the coding sequence ATGGAAATTCATATAGGAGACCGCGTAGCGGAAATAGAACTCGTCAGCAAGGAAGACAACAAAGTGGTACTTACCATTGACGGAAAACCGTTTGAAGCAGATGTTGTGATGGCCGAAAATGGCACCTGCAATATTCTGATGGACGGTCGCAGCGCAAACGCACAACTGATTCGCCGCGAAAACGGTAAAAGCTATAAGGTAAATACGCATTATAGCAGTTTCAATGTTGAAATCGTGGACAGCCAGGCAAAGTATCTGCGTATGCGCAAGAAAGGTGAAGACGAACAGAACGACCGTATCACTTCCCCAATGCCGGGAAAGGTGGTGAAAATCCCTGTTACGGCAGGGCAGGAAATGAGGACCGGAGATACCGTCATCGTCATCGAAGCCATGAAAATGCAGAGCAACTACAAAGTGACTTCCGATTGCCGCATCAAGGAAATTCTGGTTCAGGAAGGCGACAACATCACCGGTGACCAGACATTAATAACATTAGAGCCGATTATATAA